One part of the Fretibacterium sp. OH1220_COT-178 genome encodes these proteins:
- a CDS encoding sulfite exporter TauE/SafE family protein — MNAIYDLLRLGDWGLAPWAWAVFGLTAFLVGFSKMGLPGVTILAVPLMAAIFPAKLSVGLLLPMLMMGDVISVLAYRHFARWRYCFPYLLFVGLGVGLASLVAESVDGAAFRVLIGWIVLLLLLLTLVADAMKSRGANEAPPAESPSLAASAAFGCPAGFFSALANAAGPIIALYMLVSRLRKFEFIGTTAVCTFFMNWFKIPLFVSLGMIDARTLSLDAAALPLVVLGGIAGHLFAKKVPQRAFKNLVLLLALGAAVKLIAG, encoded by the coding sequence ATGAACGCCATTTACGATTTGCTCCGGCTCGGAGACTGGGGGCTTGCCCCCTGGGCCTGGGCCGTCTTCGGGCTGACCGCGTTCCTCGTCGGCTTTTCCAAGATGGGACTGCCCGGCGTCACGATTCTGGCCGTTCCTCTCATGGCAGCGATCTTCCCCGCCAAGCTGTCCGTGGGGCTGCTGCTGCCGATGCTCATGATGGGGGACGTCATCTCCGTCCTCGCCTATCGGCACTTCGCCCGCTGGCGCTATTGCTTCCCCTACCTTCTGTTCGTCGGTCTCGGCGTCGGGCTCGCCTCGCTGGTCGCGGAATCCGTCGACGGCGCGGCCTTTCGCGTCCTCATCGGCTGGATCGTGCTCCTGCTCCTGCTTCTGACCCTCGTGGCGGACGCGATGAAGTCGAGGGGCGCAAACGAGGCTCCCCCAGCGGAGAGCCCGAGCTTGGCCGCATCCGCGGCGTTCGGCTGCCCCGCGGGTTTCTTCTCGGCCCTCGCCAACGCCGCCGGCCCGATCATCGCGCTCTACATGCTGGTCTCGCGCCTCAGAAAGTTCGAATTCATCGGTACGACCGCAGTCTGCACCTTCTTCATGAACTGGTTCAAAATCCCGCTCTTCGTCTCGCTGGGGATGATCGACGCACGGACGCTGAGCCTGGACGCCGCGGCACTGCCCCTGGTGGTCCTGGGCGGGATCGCAGGACACCTTTTCGCGAAGAAGGTTCCCCAGAGGGCCTTCAAGAACCTGGTGCTCCTCCTGGCCCTGGGTGCGGCAGTCAAGCTGATTGCCGGCTGA
- a CDS encoding TolC family protein yields MRSDGKVRAGAFLRSGALLLGLVSFCLPLPASGAGAARILTLEECLALAEENHPDLAGAEARIAVERHRLSQTAAEDRMRASGSLSASRRGRGDATSGSYSAEVTASLKVFDSNRTRYAVDARKSVLKASEAEANGVRLRVRTGVKTACMGLLLALEVREQRRESVKAFERHLERARGYYETGLKPKIDVTKAEVELGRAQLALTEAASEVELAGAALRNAMGVASAEPFEVRAAALRLPESADRSAEALALEHRQDYKAAVLRTIAGRAEVRSAARYASPSLSLRGGYAAAGEEPSSLESSWNAGLALTFPIVDGGETAARVGMASGQLGNLEAAQEALRQDILLEVRKAVLSIRDARERIRIAGLTVVQAEENHALAEGRYRAGVGASLEISDALLTLTEARLSEYRARHDLQVAQVALERATGLELTEPDGVR; encoded by the coding sequence ATGAGATCGGACGGAAAAGTACGGGCCGGGGCTTTTCTGCGGAGCGGGGCCCTCCTGCTCGGGCTGGTGTCGTTTTGCCTGCCGCTCCCGGCGTCGGGGGCCGGAGCGGCACGGATCCTGACGCTCGAGGAATGCCTGGCCCTAGCGGAGGAGAACCATCCGGACCTGGCGGGCGCCGAGGCACGGATTGCGGTGGAGCGGCACCGCCTCTCCCAGACGGCCGCCGAGGATCGCATGCGGGCTTCGGGCAGCCTTTCGGCCTCTCGCAGGGGGCGGGGGGACGCGACCTCGGGCAGCTATTCTGCGGAGGTGACTGCGAGCCTGAAGGTCTTCGACTCGAACCGGACGAGGTATGCCGTCGACGCCCGGAAAAGCGTGCTGAAGGCCTCGGAGGCCGAGGCAAACGGGGTACGCCTCCGGGTTCGCACCGGAGTGAAGACGGCCTGCATGGGCCTGCTCCTGGCCTTGGAGGTTCGGGAGCAGAGGAGGGAGTCGGTTAAGGCGTTCGAAAGGCATCTGGAACGGGCGAGGGGCTACTACGAGACGGGGCTCAAGCCGAAGATCGACGTCACGAAGGCGGAGGTGGAGCTCGGGAGGGCCCAGCTGGCCTTGACGGAGGCGGCCTCGGAGGTGGAGCTTGCCGGTGCGGCGCTGCGGAACGCGATGGGCGTGGCGTCGGCGGAGCCGTTCGAGGTCCGAGCCGCGGCGTTGAGGCTTCCCGAGTCGGCGGACCGGAGCGCGGAGGCCTTGGCCCTGGAACATCGCCAGGACTATAAAGCTGCGGTGTTGAGGACTATAGCCGGGAGGGCCGAGGTGCGCTCGGCCGCGCGCTACGCCTCGCCCAGCCTGTCGCTTCGGGGCGGCTATGCCGCTGCGGGCGAGGAGCCCTCGTCCCTGGAGTCGAGCTGGAACGCCGGACTTGCCCTGACCTTCCCCATCGTCGACGGAGGGGAGACGGCCGCGAGGGTCGGCATGGCCTCGGGGCAGCTCGGGAACCTGGAGGCCGCGCAGGAGGCCCTGCGGCAGGACATCCTGCTGGAGGTTCGCAAAGCCGTCCTGAGCATCCGTGACGCGCGCGAACGCATCCGCATCGCCGGGCTGACGGTCGTCCAGGCGGAGGAAAACCATGCCCTGGCCGAGGGGCGGTACCGAGCGGGGGTCGGCGCTTCTCTGGAGATCTCGGACGCTCTGCTGACGCTGACCGAGGCCCGTTTGTCCGAATACCGGGCCCGGCACGACCTGCAGGTGGCCCAGGTGGCGCTGGAAAGGGCGACGGGGTTGGAGCTGACGGAGCCGGACGGCGTCCGGTGA
- the rbsB gene encoding ribose ABC transporter substrate-binding protein RbsB — MKRMKRIAVLLCVFGLLLAGSAEAARLGLVISTQDNPFFVTLKEGAEAKAKELGHDLTILDSMNDPAKELSNVEDLLVKGVDVLLINPTDSDAVGSAVAAANKAGVPVVTLDRGANRGTVVAHIASDNVAGGRMAGEFILQKLGGKGKVVELEGIPGTTAARDRGQGFNEAVKGKLEVVARQTADFDRTKGLTVMEDVVQAQPDFDAVFAHNDEMALGALRALEAAGKAVVLVGFDATDDAVKAVKEKKMTATVAQKPAEIGAKGVGAADDLLNKKELPAFIPVELMLVTE; from the coding sequence ATGAAGAGAATGAAACGGATTGCGGTATTGCTTTGCGTTTTTGGGCTTCTTCTGGCCGGAAGCGCGGAAGCGGCGCGGCTGGGGCTGGTGATCTCCACGCAGGACAACCCCTTCTTCGTGACGCTGAAGGAGGGCGCGGAGGCGAAGGCCAAGGAGCTGGGGCACGACCTCACGATTCTGGACTCCATGAACGACCCGGCCAAGGAACTTTCGAACGTCGAGGACCTGCTGGTGAAGGGCGTCGATGTCCTGCTGATCAACCCCACGGACTCCGATGCGGTGGGGTCGGCGGTCGCCGCGGCGAACAAGGCGGGCGTACCCGTCGTCACCCTGGACCGGGGAGCGAACAGAGGCACCGTCGTTGCCCACATCGCCTCGGACAACGTGGCCGGCGGCAGGATGGCCGGAGAATTCATCCTCCAGAAGCTCGGCGGCAAGGGCAAGGTCGTTGAGCTTGAGGGCATCCCCGGCACGACCGCGGCCCGCGACCGTGGGCAGGGCTTCAACGAGGCCGTCAAAGGCAAGCTGGAGGTCGTGGCGCGCCAGACCGCCGATTTCGACCGCACCAAGGGTCTGACGGTCATGGAGGACGTCGTTCAGGCGCAGCCGGATTTCGACGCCGTCTTCGCCCACAACGACGAGATGGCCCTCGGAGCCCTGAGGGCTTTGGAGGCCGCGGGTAAGGCGGTGGTCCTGGTGGGGTTCGACGCGACGGACGACGCGGTGAAGGCCGTCAAGGAGAAGAAGATGACCGCCACGGTAGCGCAGAAGCCCGCGGAGATCGGAGCGAAGGGCGTCGGTGCCGCCGACGACCTCCTGAACAAGAAGGAGCTCCCCGCCTTCATCCCCGTGGAGCTGATGCTGGTGACGGAGTGA
- a CDS encoding MmcQ/YjbR family DNA-binding protein, whose product MIQRDKILQYAKAKPHAEHEYKEAWEADVLTVGGKAFARFGAYRDGRPIVTLKANPEKALILREAYEGIVIPGYYSDKKHWISIFLDVPFEDILLFGLVDDSYALVLVGLPQKVRDSLGAPPSEPKV is encoded by the coding sequence TTGATTCAAAGGGACAAGATTCTGCAATACGCCAAGGCGAAACCGCACGCCGAACACGAATACAAGGAGGCCTGGGAGGCCGACGTCCTGACCGTCGGCGGGAAGGCCTTCGCCAGGTTCGGGGCCTATCGGGACGGACGGCCGATCGTCACGCTGAAGGCCAACCCCGAGAAGGCGCTGATCCTGCGCGAGGCCTACGAGGGGATCGTCATTCCAGGCTATTATTCCGACAAAAAACACTGGATCTCGATCTTTCTCGACGTCCCGTTCGAGGACATCCTGCTCTTCGGACTGGTCGACGACTCGTACGCCCTGGTCCTCGTCGGCCTCCCCCAAAAGGTCCGGGATTCCCTGGGTGCGCCCCCCTCGGAACCGAAGGTATAA
- a CDS encoding GntR family transcriptional regulator, translated as MYRPVEDLKDVIIGHVRKQIFEERALSPGSQINEREIARALNISRAPVREAFKELEAQGFLVSIKYKGWFVADPSEEEILEINTIRTLLEHSLFETAINRASFSEADLLPAEQINHELGEIAEEENGIEKVYCFLEKEMEFHMQLHALAKDHCLWTRKLLTNLSYQIRLSFVGWLYKYGYMRHSFQTHRAMLDCLRAKDLEGLRRLLSQRLSRQRNPGKDWETDP; from the coding sequence GTGTACAGACCTGTTGAAGACCTGAAGGACGTCATTATCGGCCACGTCAGAAAGCAGATATTCGAGGAGCGGGCTCTCTCCCCAGGCAGCCAGATCAACGAACGGGAGATCGCCCGTGCCCTGAACATCAGCAGGGCCCCTGTGAGGGAGGCCTTCAAGGAACTGGAGGCCCAGGGATTCCTCGTCTCCATCAAGTACAAGGGGTGGTTCGTCGCCGATCCGAGCGAGGAGGAGATCCTGGAGATCAACACCATCCGCACGCTCCTGGAGCACTCCCTTTTCGAGACGGCCATCAACCGCGCCAGTTTCTCCGAGGCGGATCTCCTTCCCGCAGAACAAATCAACCACGAATTGGGGGAGATCGCCGAGGAGGAGAACGGCATTGAAAAAGTCTATTGTTTCCTGGAAAAGGAGATGGAATTTCACATGCAGCTTCACGCTCTTGCGAAGGACCACTGCCTTTGGACCAGGAAATTACTGACGAACCTTTCCTACCAAATCCGCCTGTCCTTTGTCGGCTGGCTTTACAAATACGGCTACATGCGACACAGCTTCCAAACGCATCGCGCGATGCTGGACTGCCTGAGGGCGAAGGACCTCGAAGGCCTCCGGCGTCTTCTCTCACAACGTCTGTCCCGTCAGCGCAATCCGGGGAAAGACTGGGAGACGGATCCCTGA
- a CDS encoding TRAP transporter small permease yields the protein MRIRKLLLFSGVSLLGIFVVAVLLQVLSRNILKVSMDWTSEVAVFAFIWSILLGSAVALSTRRHYVVDLIPARHVKLNKAMLVLSELLVSLVILALIWGGTKFALLGWYRLTTALEIPRFWLFVSLPISAAFMFLFNLENILIDIGAFKTPQGGEEGRK from the coding sequence ATGAGGATCCGAAAGCTGTTGCTGTTCTCCGGGGTATCGCTCCTGGGCATTTTTGTGGTTGCCGTTCTGCTGCAAGTTCTTTCGAGAAACATTTTGAAAGTATCGATGGACTGGACCTCCGAGGTCGCCGTCTTCGCATTCATCTGGTCCATATTGCTGGGATCGGCCGTAGCGCTGTCGACGAGGCGCCATTACGTGGTCGATCTGATCCCCGCCCGCCACGTCAAACTGAACAAGGCCATGCTCGTTCTCTCCGAACTGCTTGTCTCGCTCGTCATCCTCGCACTGATATGGGGAGGGACGAAATTTGCCCTTCTCGGGTGGTACCGGCTGACAACGGCTTTGGAGATCCCGCGCTTCTGGCTTTTTGTCTCCCTGCCGATCAGCGCCGCCTTCATGTTTCTGTTCAACCTTGAAAACATTCTGATCGACATCGGCGCCTTCAAGACCCCCCAGGGGGGAGAGGAGGGGAGAAAATGA
- a CDS encoding O-acetyl-ADP-ribose deacetylase, translating to MDGALERIKVVRGDITKEVVDAIVNAANESLLGGGGVDGAIHRAAGPELLAECRSLKGCRTGDAKTTKGYRLPARWVVHTVGPVWNGGEWGEPELLASAYRRSLEETLKVGARTVAFPAISTGVYGYPKDAAARIALRTIAEFLTGCDAIREVRLVCFGEDSAEAHRAALEALRGERRS from the coding sequence ATGGATGGTGCATTGGAGCGCATAAAGGTGGTGCGGGGCGACATCACCAAGGAGGTTGTGGACGCAATTGTCAATGCGGCGAACGAATCCCTGCTGGGTGGGGGCGGGGTGGACGGAGCGATCCACCGTGCGGCGGGCCCCGAGCTGCTGGCGGAGTGCCGGAGCCTGAAGGGCTGCAGAACGGGCGACGCCAAGACGACCAAGGGCTATCGGCTTCCTGCCCGCTGGGTGGTCCACACCGTGGGGCCGGTCTGGAACGGAGGGGAGTGGGGAGAGCCGGAACTTCTGGCCTCGGCCTACCGGCGGTCTCTGGAGGAGACTCTGAAGGTCGGTGCGCGGACCGTTGCGTTTCCCGCAATCTCGACGGGCGTCTACGGCTATCCCAAGGACGCCGCGGCGCGGATCGCCCTGCGGACGATCGCGGAATTTCTGACCGGCTGCGATGCCATTCGGGAGGTCCGCCTGGTCTGTTTCGGGGAGGACTCCGCCGAGGCCCACCGGGCGGCGCTCGAGGCGCTGAGAGGGGAGCGGAGGAGTTGA
- a CDS encoding TRAP transporter substrate-binding protein, giving the protein MKKIVFVLALLVLLSNCAAPALAAPEYELRLAVTATPPHPWIDAANFIAEEVAKKTDGKVSITIYHSSSLGTSQAILDEISMGTIDFGLEGMMVLSSMIPETVVLSYPYFFKDYDQFRKVTGKDSKVLQYFQKLFQDRNLGIKLLALGGGGTRQYSNRIKPIRIPDDLQGMKMRVPGSPIESKIWGLAGAITTPTSWGEVYSAVQTGVVDAFESTISGYYGSKLYEVAKYHSKTQHQYMISGVFMSEATYRKLPEAYRDIVAGVCSEAGAIVTQKGLEYDERLLQEMIDKKLAIVNEVDKDAFMKLYSPLQDELAKDGGYTDLLNLMREVRDH; this is encoded by the coding sequence ATGAAAAAGATCGTGTTCGTCCTCGCCCTGCTGGTCCTTTTGTCGAACTGTGCCGCTCCCGCTCTGGCCGCCCCGGAATACGAACTTCGGCTGGCGGTCACGGCAACGCCTCCCCATCCCTGGATCGACGCCGCCAATTTCATTGCGGAGGAAGTCGCAAAAAAAACGGACGGCAAGGTCAGCATCACCATTTATCACAGCTCGAGCCTGGGAACCTCTCAGGCGATCCTCGACGAAATCAGCATGGGCACCATCGATTTCGGCCTCGAGGGCATGATGGTCCTGTCCTCCATGATCCCGGAAACCGTCGTGCTGTCCTACCCCTATTTCTTCAAGGACTACGATCAATTCCGCAAGGTGACGGGAAAGGACAGCAAGGTTCTGCAGTATTTCCAAAAACTCTTCCAGGACCGCAATCTGGGGATCAAGCTTCTGGCCCTCGGCGGGGGCGGAACCCGTCAGTACTCCAACAGGATCAAACCCATCCGGATCCCGGACGATTTGCAGGGGATGAAGATGCGCGTGCCCGGCTCCCCCATCGAAAGCAAGATCTGGGGGCTGGCGGGGGCGATCACCACGCCGACGAGCTGGGGGGAGGTCTATTCCGCAGTTCAGACGGGGGTCGTGGACGCCTTCGAATCGACGATCAGCGGCTATTACGGCAGCAAGCTTTACGAGGTTGCGAAATATCACAGCAAAACGCAGCATCAATACATGATCAGCGGCGTCTTCATGAGCGAGGCGACCTACAGGAAGCTGCCCGAAGCCTATCGGGACATCGTGGCCGGCGTGTGCTCGGAGGCCGGAGCCATCGTGACCCAAAAGGGCCTGGAATACGACGAGCGCCTGCTTCAGGAGATGATCGACAAAAAACTCGCCATCGTCAACGAGGTGGACAAGGACGCCTTCATGAAGCTCTACAGCCCTCTGCAGGATGAACTTGCGAAGGACGGCGGCTACACCGACCTGTTGAATCTGATGCGGGAGGTCCGGGACCACTGA
- a CDS encoding sugar ABC transporter ATP-binding protein, producing the protein MRPNIGSVLLEMRGIEKSFPGVKALDHAELRVYGGGVMALLGENGAGKSTLIKIMAGIYRMDSGEILRDGRPVCYGSIRESQAAGIAVIHQELNLVPQMSAAENIFLGREPTGTLGRIDRERMEREARELLAALDMHESPRTLVKDLTIGKRQLVEIAKALSQNAQILVLDEPTGALTDKETHCLFRVVRGLAARGKGIVYISHRLKEIPKICDRVTIMRDGRFIVEEAVEHAPEPFIIEKMVGRPLGEQYPKVSVSLGDEALRVSHLTGPHARDVGFSLRRGEVLGIAGLMGSGRTELVRTLCGSLPKTSGEVRIAGRPCRIDTPRDALRNGLAYVSEDRKGTGLVLGMNVRENMTLSALARFSPRGHVRAREERAAVQDFVQTFRIKTPSQEQIVRNLSGGNQQKVAIAKALLTHPAILILDEPTRGIDVGARKEIYDVVNDLKREGLSLIVISSEMPELMGLSDRILVVRDGAISGEVLREDFDQERIMRLALPDAAPSSGSELCEVKPC; encoded by the coding sequence ATGAGACCGAACATCGGCTCCGTGCTGCTGGAGATGCGGGGCATCGAGAAGAGCTTCCCGGGGGTCAAGGCGCTGGACCACGCCGAGCTCCGCGTCTACGGCGGCGGGGTCATGGCCCTTCTGGGGGAGAACGGGGCGGGGAAATCCACCCTCATCAAGATCATGGCCGGAATTTACCGAATGGACTCGGGCGAGATCCTGCGCGACGGGCGCCCGGTCTGCTACGGCAGCATCCGGGAGTCCCAGGCGGCGGGCATCGCGGTCATCCATCAGGAGCTGAACCTGGTCCCCCAGATGAGCGCCGCCGAGAACATCTTTCTGGGACGCGAGCCCACGGGCACCCTCGGACGCATCGACCGTGAGCGGATGGAGCGGGAGGCGCGGGAGCTGCTGGCCGCCCTCGACATGCACGAGAGCCCGCGCACCCTCGTGAAGGACCTCACGATCGGCAAGCGGCAGCTGGTGGAGATCGCCAAGGCGCTGTCGCAGAATGCGCAGATCCTCGTCCTGGACGAACCCACGGGCGCCCTCACGGACAAGGAGACGCACTGCCTGTTCCGGGTCGTCCGCGGGCTTGCCGCCAGGGGCAAGGGCATCGTCTACATCTCCCACCGTCTGAAGGAGATCCCCAAGATCTGCGACCGCGTCACCATCATGAGGGACGGCCGGTTCATCGTGGAGGAGGCCGTGGAGCACGCCCCAGAGCCCTTCATCATCGAGAAGATGGTGGGACGCCCCCTCGGGGAGCAGTATCCGAAGGTCTCCGTCTCGCTGGGGGACGAGGCCCTTCGCGTTTCGCATTTGACGGGCCCCCACGCGCGCGACGTCGGCTTCTCCCTGCGCCGCGGCGAGGTGCTGGGCATCGCCGGGCTGATGGGATCGGGCCGGACGGAGCTGGTCCGCACACTTTGCGGGAGTCTGCCCAAAACGTCCGGCGAGGTTCGGATCGCAGGCCGGCCCTGCCGGATCGACACGCCGCGCGACGCGTTGCGGAACGGGCTGGCCTACGTTTCGGAGGACCGGAAGGGCACGGGACTGGTCCTGGGCATGAACGTGAGGGAGAACATGACCCTCTCCGCCCTGGCGCGTTTCTCCCCCCGGGGACACGTGCGTGCCCGCGAGGAACGGGCCGCCGTGCAGGACTTCGTGCAGACGTTCCGCATCAAGACCCCATCCCAGGAGCAGATCGTCCGAAATCTGAGCGGCGGGAACCAGCAGAAGGTCGCGATCGCAAAGGCCCTGCTGACGCACCCGGCAATCCTGATTCTGGACGAGCCCACGCGCGGAATCGACGTGGGGGCCAGGAAGGAGATCTACGACGTCGTCAACGACCTGAAGCGGGAGGGGCTGAGCCTCATCGTCATCTCCTCGGAGATGCCCGAGCTGATGGGGCTGAGCGATCGCATCCTGGTGGTGCGGGACGGCGCGATATCCGGCGAGGTGCTCCGCGAGGACTTCGACCAGGAGCGGATCATGCGCCTCGCCCTCCCGGACGCCGCGCCCTCCTCCGGCTCGGAACTCTGCGAGGTGAAGCCATGCTGA
- the rbsD gene encoding D-ribose pyranase has translation MKKGRLLNSELSYAVSRIGHTAHITICDAGLPIPPGVRRIDLAVEPGYPAFLRVLDALLSEMMVEEIVLAEEIREKNAPIFQGILETFASHGLSPKVTLIPHEAFKALARDSEAVVRTGECTPYANVILRSGVVF, from the coding sequence ATGAAAAAAGGACGGTTGCTGAACTCCGAACTGAGCTACGCTGTAAGCCGTATCGGCCACACGGCACACATCACGATCTGCGACGCGGGGCTTCCCATCCCGCCGGGCGTGCGTCGGATCGACCTCGCGGTCGAGCCCGGGTACCCCGCCTTCTTGCGCGTCCTCGACGCCCTGCTGAGCGAGATGATGGTGGAGGAGATCGTCCTGGCGGAGGAGATCCGCGAGAAAAACGCCCCCATATTTCAGGGCATCCTGGAGACGTTCGCCTCACACGGCCTTTCCCCCAAGGTCACCCTGATCCCCCACGAGGCATTCAAGGCGTTGGCCCGGGACTCGGAGGCCGTCGTCCGCACCGGGGAATGCACGCCCTACGCAAACGTCATCCTGAGGTCCGGGGTCGTCTTCTGA
- a CDS encoding ABC transporter permease subunit, translated as MLKRIWTNKPLIGLMLFAAVVSAINPRFLTMGNLLNVLRQTSINSVIAIGMTFVILTGGIDLSVGSVLAFTGALCASMLGAGIGAVPAVFLTIGAGFLLGACSGFFVAYARLQPFIVTLVSMTFLRGATLVFTNGRPIPVRGSELFSSIGGGYILNVPVPIVLMVVLFAAGQYLLSRFRIGRYVYAIGGNEEAARLSGIDTARVKALVYGLSGALAALAGVIVTSRLGSAQPTAGTGYELDAIAAVVLGGTSLAGGFGKVSGTALGVVIMGVLGNALNLLNVTSYYQMMIQAAVILTAVLIDKRRSV; from the coding sequence ATGCTGAAAAGGATTTGGACGAACAAGCCCCTGATCGGTCTGATGCTGTTCGCCGCCGTGGTTTCGGCGATCAATCCCCGTTTTCTCACGATGGGCAACCTCCTCAACGTGCTGCGCCAAACCTCGATCAACTCGGTCATCGCCATCGGAATGACCTTCGTGATTCTGACGGGCGGAATCGACCTCTCCGTCGGCTCCGTGCTGGCCTTCACCGGGGCGCTGTGCGCCTCCATGCTGGGGGCCGGGATCGGCGCCGTCCCGGCGGTGTTTCTGACGATCGGAGCGGGCTTCCTGCTGGGGGCCTGCAGCGGCTTCTTCGTCGCCTACGCCCGCCTGCAGCCCTTCATCGTGACCCTGGTCTCAATGACCTTCCTTCGGGGCGCCACCCTGGTCTTCACAAACGGCCGTCCGATCCCGGTGCGCGGCAGCGAGCTCTTCTCGTCCATCGGCGGAGGGTACATCCTGAACGTGCCCGTCCCCATCGTCCTCATGGTCGTCCTGTTCGCGGCGGGACAATATCTGCTGAGCCGCTTCAGAATCGGCCGCTACGTCTACGCGATCGGCGGCAACGAGGAGGCGGCCCGCCTCTCGGGCATCGACACGGCAAGGGTCAAGGCCCTGGTCTATGGCCTCTCCGGAGCTTTGGCGGCCCTGGCGGGGGTCATCGTCACCTCGCGCCTGGGGTCGGCCCAGCCGACGGCGGGGACGGGGTACGAGCTGGATGCGATCGCGGCGGTGGTCCTGGGCGGCACCTCGCTCGCCGGCGGCTTCGGGAAGGTCTCCGGAACGGCTTTGGGCGTCGTCATCATGGGCGTGCTCGGCAACGCCCTCAACCTTCTGAACGTCACCTCGTACTACCAGATGATGATCCAGGCGGCCGTCATCCTGACGGCGGTCCTGATCGACAAGCGCAGGAGCGTCTGA